A genomic window from Nicotiana sylvestris chromosome 11, ASM39365v2, whole genome shotgun sequence includes:
- the LOC104218208 gene encoding mediator of RNA polymerase II transcription subunit 10b-like gives MNSSKNSSSAGSIGGNGIINPIYYDASQANAAATTAVSLAEDLKQNLNQSINSIEKTLGILHKLYLTVSSQLLLIQRLNNLVLELDNMATFGEKCNIQVPIEVLNLIDNGKNPDEFTRDVLNNCIVKNQITKGKTDAFKGLRRHLLEELEQTFPEEAEAYGEIRAASAAGADVAFGLRVQLNP, from the coding sequence ATGAACTCATCGAAGAACAGCTCCTCCGCCGGTAGCATCGGCGGCAACGGAATAATAAACCCTATATACTACGATGCATCACAGGCCAACGCCGCCGCTACCACCGCCGTTTCACTGGCCGAGGATTTGAAACAAAATCTCAATCAAAGCATAAATTCAATCGAGAAAACCCTAGGAATTCTCCACAAGCTTTATCTCACCGTTTCCTCTCAACTTCTCCTTATTCAACGCCTGAATAATCTTGTGCTGGAGCTTGATAATATGGCGACATTCGGAGAAAAATGCAATATTCAAGTGCCTATAGAGGTCCTGAACTTGATTGATAATGGGAAAAATCCAGATGAATTTACGAGAGATGTGTTAAACAATTGCATTGTCAAAAACCAAATTACTAAGGGGAAAACAGATGCATTTAAGGGTTTGCGTCGGCATCTACTGGAAGAGCTTGAACAGACTTTTCCTGAGGAAGCGGAAGCTTATGGGGAGATTCGGGCAGCATCTGCAGCAGGAGCGGACGTAGCGTTTGGATTGCGGGTTCAATTGAATCCATAA
- the LOC138880698 gene encoding uncharacterized protein — translation MVHVNIHLATPQMLHCQVKEKGSNFSGYITFVYGKNKIHERRELWEQLRIHGNMQEARLVIDCIKDIGRGKLTEKGVNGHSATKGMQRIESIAILTGLLEMLLGLLITKEFDGVVHEVWNQRVQGHTMFSICLKLQRLKDKTKHMNKEMSSLDKKIGQFRKQLENAQGELDEDPFNIQLIVKEKELLLQIEKWEGVNEHVLTQRSRAMWIKAGDQNSKFFHAHLKARQSRNRISSIFNDQGDKVTTHALIDQEFRGFFQILLGTAATELPYIDIEIARDSHGLTKEHQQLLNTRVTEKEIDQALKDLPNDNAPGTQLNFLKHTGIYSLLLNGGLTAKFQAKKGLRQGDPMSPYLFVLVMEYLNRSLKRADKISISLLPDRFTYFSEVFLLPKKTINLIVTTCRTFLRTGSNEPSRRALISWETICMPMSAGGLNVLDIYYWNKAALCKLLLAITLKKDTLWMQWIHSFYIKDRSVKIMSTPKQGCWLVMKIFDAREWFSQKSLIDDLNSYCKQGNSALRNSTMYQDLNIRRVPGKD, via the exons ATGGTGCATGTCAATATACATTTGGCAACTCCTCAAATGTTACAttgtcaagtgaaggaaaagggATCAAATTTCTCAGGATATATAACATTTGTATATGGGAAGAACAAAATCCATGAAAGAAGGGAACTATGGGAGCAACTAAGAATACATGGTAATATGCAGGAGGCTCGGCTAGTTATAG ACTGCATAAAGGATATTGGACGGGGGAAATTGACAGAAAAGGGTGTCAATGGTCATAGTGCAACAAAAGGGATGCAGAGGATAGAATCTATAGCAATATTGACTGGGCTTTTGGAAATGCTTCTTGGCTTACTCATTACA AAGGAGTTTGATGGGGTTGTTCATGAGGTATGGAATCAAAGAGTTCAGGGACATACCATGTTCTCAATTTGTCTAAAGTTACAGAGGTTGAAGGATAAGACAAAACACATGAATAAGGAAATGTCTTCACTGGACAAAAAGATTGGCCAGTTCAGGAAACAACTGGAGAATGCTCAAGGAGAACTTGATGAAGACCCATTCAACATTCAACTAATAGTCAAGGAAAAGGAGCTACTATTGCAAATTGAAAAATGGGAAGGAGTTAATGAACATGTTCTGACACAAAGATCCAGAGCAATGTGGATAAAGGCAGGTGATCAAAATTCTAAATTTTTTCATGCTCATTTGAAGGCCAGACAATCGAGGAATAGAATCTCATCCATATTCAATGATCAGGGAGATAAAGTGACTACTCATGCATTGATAGACCAAGAGTTTAGAGGATTTTTCCAAATACTTTTGGGCACTGCAGCTACTGAACTACCCTATATTGATATTGAGATAGCTAGAGATAGTCATGGTCTTACCAAGGAACATCAACAACTTCTCAATACACGAGTAACAGAAAAGGAAATTGATCAAGCTCTTAAAGACTTGCCAAATGACAATGCTCCAGGAACCCAGCTGAATTTTTTAAAGCATACTGGGAT CTATTCCTTGCTATTGAATGGGGGCTTAACAGCTAAGTTCCAAGCAAAGAAAGGGCTAAGACAAGGAGACCCAATGTCTCCTTACCTGTTTGTATTGGTGATGGAGTATCTAAATAGGTCGTTAAAGAG AGCAGACAAGATTTCAATAAGCTTGTTACCGGATAGATTCACTTACTTCTCTGAG GTGTTCCTATTGCCTAAGAAGACCATCAATTTAATAGTCACAACATGTAGAACGTTTCTACGAACTGGCAGTAATGAACCATCTAGGAGGGCCTTGATATCTTGGGAAACCATCTGTATGCCAATGTCAGCAGGTGGACTCAATGTCTTGGATATCTACTACTGGAACAAGGCTGCACTCTGCAAATTATTGTTGGCTATAACTTTAAAGAAGGATACTTTATGGATGCAATGGATCCATAGCTTCTATATAAAAGACAGAAGTGTCAAGATTATGAGCACTCCTAAGCAAGGTTGTTGGcttgtcatgaagatatttgATGCTAGGGAATGGTTCAGTCAAAAAAGTCTCATTGATGATTTGAATAGCTACTGCAAGCAGGGAAATTCAGCATTAAGAAATTCTACAATGTATCAAGACCTCAATATCAGAAGAGTTCCTGGAAAAGATTAA
- the LOC138882154 gene encoding UPF0057 membrane protein At4g30660-like: protein MDSRCAILCEVILAILLPPLGVCLRHGCCTVEFLICLVLTILGYVPGIIYALYAILCVDREPPYDHYRDLA from the exons ATGGACTCAAGATGTGCAATTCTATGTGAAGTTATACTAGCAATCTTGCTTCCTCCTCTTGGTGTTTGCCTCCGCCATGGTTGCTGCACT GTGGAGTTCTTGATTTGCTTGGTGTTGACCATATTGGGCTATGTTCCTGGAATTATCTACGCGCTGTATGCTATCCTTTGTGTTGACCGTGAACCACCATATGATCATTATCGCGATCTTGCTTAA
- the LOC104222111 gene encoding low temperature-induced protein lt101.2-like, translating to MASRCEVFLEILLAILVPPLGVFFRHGCCSCEFLICLILTLLGYVPGIIYAIYAIVVRGHDQDEEWRPLTA from the exons ATGGCTTCAAGATGTGAAGTTTTCTTGGAGATCTTGCTTGCAATCTTAGTTCCACCTCTTGGAGTTTTCTTTAGACATGGTTGCTGCAGT TGTGAGTTCTTGATCTGCTTGATATTAACCCTACTAGGGTATGTTCCTGGGATTATTTATGCAATCTATGCTATTGTGGTTCGTGGTCATGACCAAGATGAAGAATGGCGTCCTCTCACTGCCTAG